In Dermacentor silvarum isolate Dsil-2018 chromosome 2, BIME_Dsil_1.4, whole genome shotgun sequence, the following proteins share a genomic window:
- the LOC119442068 gene encoding ADP-ribosylation factor-like protein 15 — MPKVVENMQLGFAGCRTAFRRCCRWLTCSGSVPGREPRDQYEVLCLGLTGAGKSTALATLVGEPWDALEPTTGFNIKTLPVNDTVLNIKELGGSVRPFWQEYFGDAHGVLFVLDGTGGEASLQASRQTLAEVLPQLKGRPCVVLATHADLSGCATQAQVEQLLEGLMHGRKSAVLSCSRGQRQEVLKALEMLTGYMTASIK; from the exons ATGCCAAAAGTCGTCGAGAACATGCAGCTTGGCTTTGCTGGCTGTCGCACCGCTTTTCGAAGG TGTTGCCGATGGCTGACGTGCAGTGGGAGTGTCCCTGGTAGAGAGCCTCGCGATCAGTACGAGGTGCTGTGCTTGGGTCTCACGGGTGCAGGCAAGTCTACAGCCCTGGCCACACTGGTGGGGGAGCCTTGGGATGCCCTAGAGCCCACCACGGGCTTCAACATTAAGACGCTGCCAGTTAATGACACTGTGCTCAATATCAAGGAACTGGGTG GCTCGGTACGTCCATTCTGGCAGGAGTATTTTGGGGACGCACATGGAGTGTTGTTCGTGCTGGATGGCACTGGTGGCGAAGCCTCCTTACAGGCATCTCGCCAGACCTTGGCAGAAGTGCTGCCGCAGCTGAAGGGACGCCCCTGTGTTGTGCTGGCCACCCACGCCGACCTTTCTGGCTGCGCTACTCAAGCACAG GTGGAGCAACTGCTTGAAGGTCTGATGCATGGTCGAAAATCGGCGGTGTTGTCGTGTTCCCGGGGCCAGCGTCAGGAAGTGCTCAAGGCACTTGAAATGCTCACTGGTTACATGACAGCATCCATCAAGTAG